The Streptomyces sp. NBC_00670 genome window below encodes:
- a CDS encoding HAMP domain-containing sensor histidine kinase, producing MIRRFRALPLRSRLALLVAAAVAFAVAAVSVTCWFIVQGRLYAQVDDDLKQATQRPQQYSQVVGTLNNCTQTPQGAPSQLRTRENYYLELVQADGTACVSSNSAGLVKVTGADKRVAQEAGSAGSADRVVRRNGTDDDGNAVRVRTIPLTATQGLGTEPQIVPGTALLVATPLRSTQSTLNDLALILLLVSGIGVLGAGAAGLAVARAGLRPVDKLTAAVEHVARTEDLTVRIPVDEPADDEIARLSRSFNSMTASLASSRDLQQQLIADAGHELRTPLTSLRTNIELLTRSEETGRPLPAADRKALLASVKAQMTELAALIGDLQELSRPDTGQHSDRTQIVAWQDIVESALRRARLRGPELTITADVEPWYVRAEPSSLERAVVNILDNAVKFSPEAGTIEVRLADGVLTVRDHGPGIDADELPHVFDRFWRSPGARALPGSGLGLSIVARTVQQAGGEVSLAPATDPPGGTIATIRLPGAPTPPPRQEELLG from the coding sequence GTGATCCGACGCTTCCGCGCGCTGCCGCTCCGTTCCCGCCTGGCGCTGCTGGTCGCCGCGGCGGTGGCCTTCGCGGTGGCGGCGGTCTCGGTGACGTGCTGGTTCATCGTCCAGGGCCGGCTGTACGCCCAGGTGGACGACGATCTGAAGCAGGCCACCCAGCGGCCGCAGCAGTACTCCCAGGTCGTCGGCACGCTCAACAACTGCACGCAGACCCCGCAGGGCGCCCCGAGTCAGCTGCGGACCCGGGAGAACTACTACCTCGAACTGGTCCAGGCGGACGGCACGGCCTGCGTCTCCTCGAACTCCGCGGGCCTGGTGAAGGTCACCGGCGCCGACAAGCGCGTGGCCCAGGAAGCGGGCTCCGCCGGCTCCGCCGACCGGGTCGTGCGCCGCAACGGCACCGACGACGACGGCAACGCCGTCCGCGTCCGGACGATCCCGCTGACCGCCACCCAGGGCCTCGGCACCGAGCCGCAGATCGTGCCCGGCACCGCCCTCCTCGTCGCGACCCCGCTCAGGAGCACCCAGTCGACCCTGAACGACCTGGCGCTGATCCTGCTGCTGGTCTCCGGCATAGGGGTGCTCGGCGCCGGGGCCGCCGGACTGGCCGTGGCCCGCGCGGGGCTGCGCCCCGTCGACAAGCTCACCGCGGCCGTCGAACACGTGGCCCGCACGGAGGACCTCACCGTCCGCATCCCCGTCGACGAACCCGCCGACGACGAGATCGCCCGCCTCTCCCGCTCCTTCAACTCCATGACGGCGTCCCTGGCTTCCTCCCGGGACCTCCAGCAGCAACTGATCGCGGACGCGGGCCACGAACTCCGCACCCCCCTGACCTCCCTCCGCACGAACATCGAACTCCTCACCCGCAGCGAGGAGACCGGCCGCCCCCTCCCCGCCGCCGACCGCAAGGCGCTGCTCGCCTCGGTGAAGGCGCAGATGACGGAACTGGCCGCGCTCATCGGCGACTTGCAGGAGCTGTCCCGCCCGGACACCGGCCAACACTCGGACCGTACGCAGATCGTGGCCTGGCAGGACATCGTCGAGTCGGCGCTGCGCCGGGCCCGGCTGCGCGGCCCGGAGCTGACGATCACAGCGGACGTGGAGCCCTGGTACGTCCGCGCGGAGCCGTCCTCGCTGGAGCGGGCGGTGGTCAACATCCTGGACAACGCGGTGAAGTTCAGCCCCGAGGCCGGCACGATCGAGGTACGGCTGGCCGACGGCGTCCTGACGGTACGGGACCACGGCCCCGGCATCGACGCCGACGAACTCCCCCACGTCTTCGACCGCTTCTGGCGCTCCCCCGGCGCGAGGGCCCTGCCGGGCTCCGGCCTCGGCCTCTCCATCGTGGCCCGCACGGTCCAACAGGCGGGCGGCGAGGTCTCCCTCGCCCCCGCGACGGACCCACCCGGCGGCACGATCGCCACGATCCGCCTCCCGGGGGCACCGACACCGCCGCCGAGGCAGGAAGAGCTCCTTGGCTAG
- a CDS encoding response regulator transcription factor gives MSPAEGDRDTQRILIVDDEPAVREALQRSLAFEGYDTEVAVDGADALEKATAYQPDLLVLDIQMPRMDGLTAARRIRGTGDTTPILMLTARDTVGDRVTGLDAGADDYLVKPFELDELFARVRALLRRSAYAAAVTGADEENETLAFGDLRMDLATREVTRGGRAVELTRTEFTLLEMFMAHPRQVLTREQILKAVWGFDFEPSSNSLDVYVMYLRRKTEAGGEARLVHTVRGVGYVLRAGGAE, from the coding sequence ATGAGCCCCGCCGAAGGCGACCGTGACACCCAGCGCATCCTGATCGTCGACGACGAGCCGGCGGTGCGCGAAGCACTCCAGCGCAGCCTCGCCTTCGAGGGCTACGACACCGAGGTCGCCGTGGACGGCGCGGACGCGCTGGAGAAGGCCACCGCGTACCAGCCGGACCTGCTGGTCCTGGACATCCAGATGCCGCGCATGGACGGCCTCACCGCCGCCCGCCGCATCCGCGGCACCGGCGACACCACCCCGATCCTGATGCTCACCGCCCGGGACACGGTCGGCGACCGGGTCACCGGCCTGGACGCCGGGGCGGACGACTACCTGGTCAAGCCGTTCGAACTGGACGAGCTGTTCGCCCGGGTCCGCGCCCTGCTGCGCCGCAGCGCCTACGCGGCCGCCGTGACCGGCGCGGACGAGGAGAACGAGACCCTCGCCTTCGGCGACCTGCGCATGGACCTGGCCACCCGCGAGGTGACCCGGGGCGGGCGCGCGGTGGAGCTGACCCGTACCGAGTTCACGCTTCTGGAGATGTTCATGGCGCACCCGCGCCAGGTGCTCACCCGTGAGCAGATCCTCAAGGCGGTCTGGGGCTTCGACTTCGAGCCGAGCTCCAACTCCCTGGACGTCTACGTGATGTACCTGCGCCGCAAGACGGAGGCCGGCGGCGAGGCCCGCCTCGTCCACACGGTGCGGGGCGTCGGGTACGTCCTGCGCGCGGGCGGCGCGGAGTGA
- a CDS encoding S1C family serine protease, protein MTESSFRSGDHEQQHPQAGHAHQAHQAPGPEGQADPATEHLFAPVNPEWPPPPSYDPATQPAASHKKRAKGPFALLAAVAIAAAAVGGGTAYGIQELTHSSNTVAASTTGTSAVPVGKKGSVSAIAAAVSPSVVEITATSNAGESTGSGVIITSDGEIVTNNHVVTGASTVKVQTHDGKTYTAQVVGTDSKKDLALIKLENASGLTAASLGDSDDVQVGDEVVAIGSPEGLTGTVTSGIVSALDRDVTVSTDESQQQQQQGGGNGNWPFQFGGQQFNGDTGSSTTTYKAIQTDASLNPGNSGGALINAAGQIIGINSAMYSSSADSSSSSAGSVGLGFAIPINTVKSDLATLRAGGSDS, encoded by the coding sequence ATGACAGAGAGCAGCTTCCGCAGCGGCGACCACGAGCAGCAGCACCCCCAGGCGGGCCACGCCCACCAGGCTCACCAGGCACCGGGCCCGGAGGGCCAGGCCGACCCCGCCACCGAACACCTGTTCGCTCCCGTGAACCCCGAGTGGCCGCCTCCCCCGTCCTACGACCCCGCCACCCAGCCGGCCGCGTCCCACAAGAAGCGCGCGAAGGGCCCCTTCGCCCTCCTCGCCGCCGTGGCGATAGCCGCCGCGGCCGTCGGCGGCGGCACGGCCTACGGCATCCAGGAGCTCACCCACTCCTCGAACACCGTCGCCGCGAGCACCACCGGCACCAGCGCGGTCCCGGTCGGCAAGAAGGGCTCCGTCTCCGCCATCGCCGCCGCCGTCAGCCCCAGCGTCGTGGAGATCACCGCCACCTCCAACGCCGGCGAGTCCACCGGCTCCGGCGTGATCATCACCAGCGACGGCGAGATCGTCACCAACAACCACGTCGTCACCGGCGCCTCCACCGTCAAGGTCCAGACGCACGACGGCAAGACGTACACCGCCCAGGTCGTCGGCACCGACAGCAAGAAGGACCTGGCCCTGATCAAGCTGGAGAACGCCTCCGGCCTCACGGCCGCCTCGCTCGGCGACTCCGACGACGTCCAGGTCGGCGACGAGGTCGTCGCCATCGGCTCCCCCGAGGGTCTGACCGGCACCGTCACCAGCGGTATCGTCTCCGCCCTCGACCGCGACGTGACCGTCTCCACCGACGAGAGCCAGCAGCAACAGCAGCAGGGCGGCGGCAACGGCAACTGGCCCTTCCAGTTCGGCGGCCAGCAGTTCAACGGCGACACCGGCTCGTCGACGACGACGTACAAGGCGATCCAGACCGACGCCTCCCTCAACCCGGGCAACTCCGGCGGCGCGCTGATCAACGCGGCCGGTCAGATCATCGGCATCAACTCCGCGATGTACTCCTCCTCCGCCGACTCCTCCTCGTCCAGCGCGGGCAGCGTTGGCCTCGGCTTCGCCATCCCGATCAACACCGTCAAGTCCGACCTCGCGACGCTGCGGGCCGGCGGCTCCGACAGCTGA